Within the Salmo salar chromosome ssa12, Ssal_v3.1, whole genome shotgun sequence genome, the region ATATCAAAAGAAAAGGTTATCATCACTGCTGAGATGAGCAATCAATTGATTGCTCAATTGTACTCCTGGGCAATACAATTGGTTTAAATTAGAGTCTGTCACAGAATAGCCTTCAGGCGATTGGCTGGGTTTCCCTGATCAGCCAATCCAGGGCCTCCTTGCGGCCCTGCCTCTCCAGCTCTGCTCCAATCGTCTCCCGGCACTGCCTGTGGTACTCGTTCACCCAATCACGCTgcaggaagagaagagggagtgTCACACACAGAGTGATAACATACAAAATGGCAGAACTATTACTAATCGATTTCCCCGGTTTCAAAGAGCACCTGTGGATATTTCCTGAAGACCTCCTCATACATTATCTTTCTCTCCTATGGCAAAGCTGATTTGAAACTGAAAGATTGTTTTATTTCTGCTCTACTACGTGTCACTTCATTCAACCAAACAATACAGTTTTTCTACCCAAGTTTCAAGTGCCATGTTTACATTATAGAGCTGTATAATGATGACTTTTTAAAATTAGAAATAAATGAGTGCTTTATTTTAGTATAAATAAATGAGTGCTTTATTTTAGTAGAAATAAATGAGTGCTTTATTTTAGTAGAACTGGGTGAACTAAATGAGTGCTCTATTTTAGTAGAAATAAATGGGTGCTCTATTTTAGTTGAAATAAATGAGTGCTTTATTTTAGTATAAATAAATGAGTGCTTTATTTTAGTAGAAATAAATGAGTGCTTTATTTTAGTAGAACTGGGTGAACTAAATGAGTGCTCTATTTTAGTAGAAATAAATGAGTGCTTTATTTTAGTATAAATAAATGGGTGCTTTATTTTAGTAGAACTAAATGGGTGCTTTATTTTAGTAGAACTGGGTGAACTAAATGAGTGCTCTATTTTAGTAGAAATAAATGAGTGCTTTATTTTAGTATAAATAAATGGGTGCTTTATTTTAGTAGAACTAAATGGGTGCTTTATTTTAGTAGAACTGGGTGAACTAAATGAGTGCTCTATTTTAGTAGAAATAAATGGGTGCTCTATTTTAGTTGAAATAAATGTGTGCTTTATTTTAGTAGAAATACATGAATGATAGCTCCTAAAGAAACTGTGTGTTTGGTAAAATATGAATTCCAAAGAATGGGGACCAAGACTGACCTCTTTCTGGGTGAGAATATCTGTGTTTACCATCTTGGCTTGGATGGGGACCAGAGTGAGAGGCTCAAACGTCAAACTGCCCTTGTTTCTGTAGTTGTACTGAGGACACAGACACAAAGGTCACATGGTCTTCACACTTCATTTTACACATAGTCAGTCAATCTGTCTCCATAAACATAAATACTCATTCTTCACTCTATACACACTTCACTTCATTTCATTTTATACTTATTCAGTCAATCTCTTACCTTGGGTTTTGCTGGCACCACCAGAACAACGTTTTCAATTCTAATGCCAAACAAGCCGTCCTCATAGTACCCAGGTTCtgaggaaaggaaggagacaagttcaggtgtgtgagagagaaacagacagagacaaacagagagagagaaatagttaaattgtctgtgtgtttgtgtatgcatgtatgcatacatgatagtaagtgtgtgtgtatgtgtgcctgcatgtctgtgtgtgtgtacgtccatATATGTGTGAGCGTACCCACCATCGCTGACAATCATGCCTGCCTCCAGGGGCTCGTCGGCGAAGGTCTTGTAGGAGATCCCACAGGGTCCCTCGTGGACATTGAGGAAACATCCCACCCCGTGGCCCGTACCATGGAGGTAGTCCAGCCCAGACTCCCACAGCGCCTGGCGGGCAAACGAGTCCAGCAGGTGGCCtaaaggtggagggggaggaggggggagtggaggTTTACATTTCACATATTAGTCATTTAAAAACAAACACTGGCAACATTGAGTACTCCACAAACAACAAGGTCTCACCTTTGGTTCCGTTGGGGAAAATGGCAGCACTGACGGCTATATGTCCCTTCAGAACATAGGTGAAGGTTTCCTGAGATATAGAGAGAAAATCTATAGGTCACTGAACATACCACTGGGACTTTCTCTCTGTCATATGCTGTAGCAGGTCatgagaggagaggccatatggATAACTGTTACCTTCTCATAAGCAGAGGGGGATCCAAAGTGCATGGTGCGGGTGACGTCTGTTGTTCCATCACTAGAAAACACCAGAACCAGAATTTATTATAACTATATGTTTTATTTGTAACGTTCTTTTCTTATGTGTCACATTATTATGTATTACATGTAGGATTATGTGTAGCATTATTACATGTAGGATTATGTGCAGCATTATTACATGTGGGATTATGTGCAGCATTATTACATGTGGGATTATGTGTAGCATTATTACATGTAGGATTATGTGCAGCATTATTACATGTGGGATTATGTGTAGCATTATTACATGTGGGATTATTGCTTACATATACTGGGCTCCAGAGTCAAGGAGGTAGATTTCGTTTAGAGAGAGAGTTCTGTTGGTTTCAGGGAGgggtctataggacaacaaaaaTGAGTACataaatacaaaataagttaacaAAAACATGATTATAGACAACTCTACATTAATTACAGTGTAATAAAGTTATACAATAAACAAAGGTACCTGTAATGAATGATTGCTCCGTTTGGTCCAACACTGGAAATGGATGGGAAGCTGAGTCCGACAAAGTCTTTCTGCTGGCTGAAACCACATAAAATACATGAATATTTATTTATgtgtatttaagcaataaggactgagggggtgtggtatatggccaatataccacggctgtgggctgttcttaggcacgtaTCACAAAGTTGAAGTAGGTACATACAGTTCCTAATTGTTTCAATAGAGGGAGTTAAAATACTAAATATCCCTATCATGCAAAAGcctctgactcactgggaatatCTCAATTACATACTCCTCGTGTCCGCTCTACTCTCTCCTCGTGTCCTTCCCAGAAAGCCAGagatccctcccctctgaccttcttctccaatgtgttttgagaaagagatgagagaggtgTATGCAATTGTCCTATTGCCTTGTGCATCAGAAATGATTTTTCACAGTGTAGTGACTGCACGGAACCTATACAATCTCAATCTAAAGATCCAGGATAATAAGTGAAGTTGGAGAGCAAACATCAGAGATGTTGTTATTGCATAGCTTTATTATTTTATGGTTGAAGTGAAAAGTAGAACCCCACCTGCGTAACTCCTCGGCCTTATCTGCTGCGGATATCTCAGTCACTGTGCCTTTTGGAATCTATAAAACAACAACCACACAGTACATGACACGTAGTCATTGCAACACTCACAGCCAAAAAGTCTGCAGTCATAAAACGTTAATACTACTTTCAGCTACAAAACTACTGGAAATTACATTTTAAAAGTACATATAATGTACCTCTTTTTCCAACCAAGCGAAGAGCTCACAAAGGGCGACAGCATCCTTGATCTGTGGTTGAGGAGAAAAAGTCAAACATGATCAATGGCTGGTTGATGATACAATTATGGGGATTTCATGATGTCTAAAATCCAATTAAATAATTGTATGGGTCAAAATGTCAAAGGTAACTTACATGGGCCATTTTCATCCCTTGAATCTCGGTGGTGTTCTTGACAGCTTTGGCGAGGCAGAGAGGAGTGTAGGGGATAAGAGACCGGTGGGCCTATGGACAAAACAGAAAAACAAAGCAATGAATTAGTTGGTACCTGATGCTACACATATCATTTTACTAAATAGGCctacatgtaaactcagcaaaaaaaagaaacatccctttttcaggaccctgtctttcaaagataattcgtaaaaatccaaataacttcacagatcttcattgtaaagggtttaaacactgtttcccatgcttgtttaatgaaccataaacaattaatgaacatgcacctgtggaacggtcgttaagacacacagcttacagacggtaggcaattaaggtcacagttatgaaaacttaggacactaaaaaggcctttctactgactatgaaaaacaccaaaagaaagattcccagggtccctgctcatctgtgtgaacgtgtcttaggcatgctgcaaggaggcatgaggactgcagatgtggccagggcaataaattgcaatgtccgtactgtgaaatgcctaagacagcgctacagggagacaggatggacagctgattgtgtaacaacacctgcacaggatcggtacatctgaacatcacacctgcgggacaggtacaggatggcggcaacaacaactgcccgagttacaccaggaacgcacaatcccttcatcagtgctcagactgtccgcaataggctgagaggctggactgagggcttgtaggcctgttgtaaggcaggtcctcaccagacatcaccggcaacaacgtcacctatgggcacaaacctaccatcgctggaccagacaggactggcaaaaagtgctcttcactgatgagtcgcggttttgtctcaccaggggtgatggtcggattcgtgtttatcgttgaaggaatgagcgttacactgaggcctgtactctggagcaggatcgatttggaggtggagggtccgtcatggtctggggcggtgtgtcacagcatcatcggactgagcttgttgtcattgcaggcaatctcaacgctgtgcgttacagggaagacatcctcctccctgatgtggtacccttcctgcaggctcatcatgacatgaccctccagcatgacaatgcaaccagccatactgctcgttctgtgcgtgatttcctgcaagacaggtatgtcagtgttctgccatggccagcaaagagtctggatctcaatcctattgagcacgtctgggacctgttggattggagggtgagggctagggccaatccccccagaaatgtctgggaacttgcaggtgccttggtggaaaagaagggtaacatctcacagcaagaactggaaaatctggtgcagtccatgaggagatgcactgcactacttaatgcagctggtggccacaccagatactgactgttacttttgattttgacccccctttgttcatggacacattattccatttctgttagtcacatggtttgtggaacttgttcagtttatgtctcagttgttgaatcttatatttcacacaaatatttacacgttaagtttgctgaaaataaacgcagttgacagtgaggacgtttctaTTTTTGCTGACTTTATTAACAAACGTACTTTACATTGTTTGGGGGTAACTCATCCCCATCCCACTCATGTGATACAGCTATGCACAGTGGTCATTTTGTGCCTGACTACACAGTTGTACTCTCTCACCTTGGGAAAAACCTGCATGAGCACCCACTACAGCCATTTTGTGTGAGACATTACACAGTCGCACTCGCTCACCTTGGGGATGACCTGTGTGAGGGCGCAGCTGGCTTTGTCGCTGATCCACACCTTCTCCTTGGGCACCAGGGAGGCACACACGGCCTGCAGCTCCGTGAACACAGACTCGTAGGGGGCGGTCTGGATGCTAAGCTCCGCCTTGGAGGGCGTGTCCAGCTGAAGGTGCTCCCTCACCGTCGGCACGGCCAGACGCTTGATGTCCACAAAGAGCCTAggtggggtcagaggtcagattAATGACCTACTTCTCATGGGAGATCAAAGTATGCTGTGCATTCTATACTGTGTCAGAGAAAGGACAGTCGGGAAAGAAAGTaaagtgtttttattttattttagattaATTTAGGTGCTTTTAGGATCTTTTACCTGATTGTGTTCATTCCAACGATGGCGTACGCAAAGAAAACAGGGTTGTACTCGATGTCAGAGCCACGGAGGTTGAACAGCCCTGAGAAGAGTAACACAgttaaaacacactactactttACACCTGTTTGGTGGATACGATTTTTCCTGTTCTCCTTCAACAAATGCAGTaatgtatgtaagcatttcattgtaaggtctacacctgttgtattcggcacatgacaaatcaaatttgatttagatttttatGTACAGCAGTTTGAATCTTGTAAACAGCTGTTTAAAAATGTGTCTTGCTGCTCAAAATAAATTAGCTAACactgtgttattattattattatcataatcATTAATATGATCCTAatcattattattaatattattattattaataataattgtattattattattattattattgtgatgATGATGAGGTTACCCTCCTCACCTTCTAGGGAAGAAGCCCAGACAAACCCCCTCATTTAGACACACTAGTCTAAAAGTGACTGGACGACTGCAATCAACATCAACATTGTCCTCCCTAATTAACACAAACACTCTGGCCAGCCAATCAGCTCTGAGAGCTCTATAGGCTCGTTAGGGCTAGCTAACAAGGTGCTCAGACAGGCATCTACAGGGACACCCGTACAGCCTCAGGGTTCTTGGATCGTGACCAGGGGGTGTCGTGTCTACCTCACAGGGTTATGCAACGTAACCGTGGAGTCGATGCGATTGGCTGTGCCTGCTGTCACTGTTTGGTGAGGTCATTCAATAAAGTGCATCAACCCTCATCCTGTAGGTCTACTGGTTGGCCagacttttgttccagcccagcactaacacacctgattcaacccaTCAACTACTCTTCAATCAAGACATTTgattaggctgtcattgtaaataagaatgtgctcttaactgacttgcctagttaaataaaggtaaaataaaaaataaaaaaatgtgttgaatcaggtgtgctagtgcTGGGTTGGAACGAAAGCCTGTGCACCCTGTAACTTGACATGACCAGGGTTAGTGAGTTGGTGTTATTTTATATGGTAATTCCAACGACTGTTTAGGGTGAATTATATAGGAAAAATGTCTCTGTGCTGTGTTATAGTAACTATATCAGTATAAAGGGAATCATACATGCAATCTCATCCAGCGCCGTGGCAACGAACCAGGAGATCTTCCTCTCGGCCATCTTGGATCTCAGAGCGGTCATCTTGTCCTGCCAGGTCAGACCTGGAACAGAGGAGGACCTGGATTAACTGTGAACCATTGATGAGGAAGATGTCATCATGCCATCGTCACTGTTGAACAAAATCCTTTCTGTATCAAAAACATTGTACATACATGTACAGCTACTACCTTTCAACCAATCACAAGATAGGATACATAACACCTCTAGAATGTTGAATAGGTCAATAATTGCTCCAAGCGGTACTACCGACCCGTGAACCCCAGGCCCAGGGTGAGGAGCTTAGTGGAGGGTCTGGTTGGACGGTCCATCCAGATGGCATCTATCAGGTTGTCCTGAACAGCCACCAGGGAGTGGCCTGCACCAGCCAGGGCCTTAGACATGTTCTTCCACTGGTCTGGATGGAACAACAGACAGGTCACGTTACCATAGTCAGCACCAAAATGGTAGATGCTTAGCACTGGAAGTATAGTACACAACATGTACTACACCATTATTACTGTGTTATTGTGTATGACGTAAGAGATGTAGAACTCTACAGAccagtagcaatgatccaggggTCCACTCCTACTGTCGAGTTCTCAGGCAGTACACTGATCAGCCAGTCCTCCTGGCTAAGTGTCTCCTTCAGACCTGGTGACAGGAAACACCCGCAATGAGCCAGAAAATACTGACACATCTCACAACACAGTAGACTGTCCCATGTGTGGTATGTCTTATCAAGAGAAGCATCGGCCAATCTATACTAAAGTGGTTAAGTGCACTTGCTTTAAAGTTTTAACTTTAGATGCAGAAGAAACCAACTTCCACTTATACTAGCTTCAACTAGGTGTCTTCACTTATCCATTCAAGAACTaagagtgttgttgttgtttacccaTCTTCATGAGGGTCCAGTTGTTGTCCATCTGCTGGCTGGCCTGGAGGAAGTACCGTCCGTCTGTCCACATGGCCGCATGCTTCTCTGTCACTATGGCCGTGCCTGGAGACATGTCATCAATCAAACAAGGCTGCATATCTGTTCTCTGTCACTATGGCCGTGCCTGGAGACATGTCATCAATCAATCAAGGCTACATATCTGTTCTCTGTCACTATGGCCGTGCCTGGAGACACGTCATCAATCAATCAAGGCTACATATCTGTTCTCTGTCACTATGGCCGTGCCTGGAGACACGTCATCAATCAATCAAGGCTACATATCTGTTCTCTGTCACTATGGCCGTGCCTGGAGACATGTCATCAATCAAACAAGGCTGCATATCTGTTCTCTGTCACTATGGCCGTGCCTGGAGACATGTCATCAATCAATCAAGGCTACATATCTGTTCTCTGTCACTATGGCCGTGCCTGGAGACATGTCATCAATCAATCAAGGCTACATATCTGTTCTCTGTCACTATGGCCGTGCCTGGAGACACGTCATCAATCAATCAAGGCTGCATATCTGTTCTCTGTCACTATGGCCGTGCCTGGAGACACGTCATCAATCAATCAAGGCTACATATCTGTTCTCTGTCACTATGGCCGTGCCTGGAGACACGTCATCAATCAATCAAGGCTGCATATCTGTTCTCTGTCACTATGGCCGTGCCTGGAGACACGTTGTCTCAATATCTGATTCTTAGTTATGTCTTTAGTTGTCACTATGCTACTGTTCAAAGGTTGTCAAACAAGGCTACAGAACTGTCCTGTTTCTATGGCCTGATTTCATTTTATTATCAACGTGTCTAAACTCTGACCCCAATTCAATACAAGCAAATGTCTGTCTATATTGTTTACCGATGTCCTGTTCTTCTTAGGGCGTAAAAGTTCACTGTTATAATCAAGGTGTGCATTTATGGGATATTACAATACAACTTTCCTAGTATTGTATGAAGTGTTGATTTCATCCGGTCTGACATAACCAAAGgctgtgataagtttgtcttggTGTATTCACTGGTGTTCTAGCCATGTCAACCTCCTTTATAACAAGGGAACTAGATCCTGacacaagtacacacacctgCGGAGCCATTGAAGCCACAGATGAATTCACGTCTGCAGTCACATGGTGCGATGTATTCACTctgtaacgagagagagagagagagagagagagagagaagaagagaagagagagagagatcagatccAGCAGTAATCAGGTATAAGTGGTCCCCTAGCAGTTATTATAACATCTTAATTATTCACCTCTTCACATCACAACtcaagaccagagagagagagagagagagagagagagagagggtgtaagTGAGGGATgaggattagagagagagagaaagaaagagtagaGTGAAAGATGTGGAGATGGAGAGGACCCTGCTAGAAAGTCACATTGTCCATTACTAGAGGTCAGGCAGACTTATACTCACTATTGTTCATTACTTCTAATTTCTAATTAgtaattctgtgtgtgtgtgtgtgtgtgtgtgtgtgtgtgtgtgtgtgtgtgtgtgtgtgtgtgtgtgtgtgtgtgtgtgtgtgttcttgcgtgcgtgcgaccgtgtgtgtgtgtgtgtgtgtgtgcgtgacctggtgggtgtgtgtgttcagtacctGGTGTGCGTCTCCAGAGGGGACAATGTAGGCCTGGATGGGCTCAGCGATGTACTTGGTGTTCCTCATGGCTTGCCGTAGCTGCCGCAGCAGCTCCACCGTGATCTTGGGAGACATGGCAGCGTCTAGGGAGAGATATACAGGCGGTAAAGCCATAACAGACGAACTGAACAGGCAGCCCAAGAATGGGACTCCGGAGGGATCCACAGTTCCAGCATGCTCCTGCCTCCCCTGTCGAGTAGGTTAGTTCATCTGTCTCAGTCACAGTTTTACCTCCCCCAGATACAGGGGTATAAACCACGATAGAGTAACTGAAGCACAACATGGCTAAAGATGCTCCCTCAGAGCTAGATTACACACAGCAGTGTAATACAACTGTAATGGCCGTGGTTTAGATCGACTCTACCATTGgagcatgcttttgtggcacagttGAATTCCGTGCGgctacgggccagaaggttgagggttcgcgCCTCAATCCCTGCCTGTTTCGTTAccttggtgtcagaagtgggccATGTATAGCCTAAACTAGAATCGACCTCCAACAAAATGATAAAGAATAATAACACAAACGCATCATTTAACATACCGAACAAACTAAACATATGTTATTCATTATTATTACTCAAAATGTGAATAATGCGATTACCTGAGCCCATGTTGTCTTCAGCGGTCTATGAGATATCTGAAAAATAGCCTGTTAATGTGGGGCTCAAAGTCTTAGCCTGCACATGGATCTTTAACCTTGCTGACTCAGACAAACCCAGGGTTAAATATTAACAGATTATGATTATTATCTTTGCTGCAATTGCAAACTATTCAATTACCCGTAGGCCTGAATGCTGCCTTTATACAGCATACTTTTGATCACGCATCAAGGTCTAAGAAACCCATCTACAAAAAGCCATTTTGTGAGATCATGATTTTGAAAGATTTGACATACTGTATGGTGTATAATGGATAATATCAGTGGTTTCATTTCAGGCCGTTAAAGGAATAATTTCATACCATATTATTGATGGAGTAGTTTTTATTCATCGATGCCAGTATGGGCGTCATCCAATCGCCTCAACAAAGGCACGGCCGAACTCACGGATTGGCTGAAACCTACATGCGATGCTGTTTACCATTTCAGAACAATTATTTAGGAAGTTCGCTGGCAACAAGTGGGGGGGAAATTGGTTAGCTAATTCATTTACTAATTGAATGATTCCAACTGACATAATTGTGTTAATCAATTCAATACAGTTATTTTGTCGCAGTTGGGGTAGGTGTGGCATTTCAGTCTGCTGTGGGGGATATTCAATGGAAAAGTTACTTTGAGCAAAATAATACGAATTTCTTAGCCAATGTTGTATATATTTCATTAGAGTACGAGTCACACGTTGTTCATAGCTGTAGTAGTTAACACATTAGACATATTTTCTACCAAAAACATTCGTGGGCTTTGCCTATCTTGCTAGCTAGACAACACTAATGGGGCTACGTGAGTAGCATGTAGCACGCGAGCGTCTTCCACATTACAACCACACGATATTCTCCATTCATTGCTTTCTTGCATCGGGCAACTGAACCCCAGCTAGAAAGTTTGTTAACACCATGTCAGTTTAATAAGATAACGTTGAATTGTACATTTACCTTAGAAATGCGATTCTGTCGTTTAAAACAGTATTTTATGCAGCTGTCCCTTGTGTTAATTTACAAAACAGTAGGCTGCCATTGAATCGTTGACGTTCCTGGTCACGTGACACGGGCTTCTTCCAATAACCACACGGAGATGAGGCTCGCCTCCCTTTAATTCAAAATGCAGCGGCTCAAGTAAACATGTATAAAACAGTATGTAGACTACGCCCCTGCATAGGAGCAAAAGGCCTATAGAGATTTCATGAAATTCACGTTTTCAATAATCCGTATTtatccaaatatttttttttcatcatcaCATATTATTTTTATGGTTACTCAATAAAAACATATATGCAAGACTTGGAAATTCACCTTAAATGGGAAAGTGGCAGTTTAATACATTAATGCATGAGAAAACAATGCATACATACAATGGgacacatttgcaaacatttacagCATCTCTTTCCTTCAAATTGCATTTTTGATACAGTAATTGGACAGGGAAGGACAATGAACAATTGTTGCTCTATTACGTTTGCTTTGATGTTGTGGATATTGGGCTGAAACAGTATACATATTTACCCAAACgtggaatatttacaatataatACAGGAAGTTGGCATTTAGTTGGCATctaaagtatatatattttttatatctaGGATAAAAAACGAATAAACAACAAAATGCTTGCTTCAAGAGCAAATTCAAACCCACACCATTCAGATCAATGACAAAACGATCATCAAAATATAGACTTCATTGCAGTTTAGAAAATAGGAATATTTGACAGTTCCAGTGTTGATTCAGAGTGAGGGTTAGGGCaatgcccaaatggcaccctattcc harbors:
- the xpnpep1 gene encoding xaa-Pro aminopeptidase 1 isoform X2, whose protein sequence is MSPKITVELLRQLRQAMRNTKYIAEPIQAYIVPSGDAHQSEYIAPCDCRREFICGFNGSAGTAIVTEKHAAMWTDGRYFLQASQQMDNNWTLMKMGLKETLSQEDWLISVLPENSTVGVDPWIIATDQWKNMSKALAGAGHSLVAVQDNLIDAIWMDRPTRPSTKLLTLGLGFTGLTWQDKMTALRSKMAERKISWFVATALDEIAWLFNLRGSDIEYNPVFFAYAIVGMNTIRLFVDIKRLAVPTVREHLQLDTPSKAELSIQTAPYESVFTELQAVCASLVPKEKVWISDKASCALTQVIPKAHRSLIPYTPLCLAKAVKNTTEIQGMKMAHIKDAVALCELFAWLEKEIPKGTVTEISAADKAEELRSQQKDFVGLSFPSISSVGPNGAIIHYRPLPETNRTLSLNEIYLLDSGAQYIDGTTDVTRTMHFGSPSAYEKETFTYVLKGHIAVSAAIFPNGTKGHLLDSFARQALWESGLDYLHGTGHGVGCFLNVHEGPCGISYKTFADEPLEAGMIVSDEPGYYEDGLFGIRIENVVLVVPAKPKYNYRNKGSLTFEPLTLVPIQAKMVNTDILTQKERDWVNEYHRQCRETIGAELERQGRKEALDWLIRETQPIA
- the xpnpep1 gene encoding xaa-Pro aminopeptidase 1 isoform X1, with amino-acid sequence MGSDAAMSPKITVELLRQLRQAMRNTKYIAEPIQAYIVPSGDAHQSEYIAPCDCRREFICGFNGSAGTAIVTEKHAAMWTDGRYFLQASQQMDNNWTLMKMGLKETLSQEDWLISVLPENSTVGVDPWIIATDQWKNMSKALAGAGHSLVAVQDNLIDAIWMDRPTRPSTKLLTLGLGFTGLTWQDKMTALRSKMAERKISWFVATALDEIAWLFNLRGSDIEYNPVFFAYAIVGMNTIRLFVDIKRLAVPTVREHLQLDTPSKAELSIQTAPYESVFTELQAVCASLVPKEKVWISDKASCALTQVIPKAHRSLIPYTPLCLAKAVKNTTEIQGMKMAHIKDAVALCELFAWLEKEIPKGTVTEISAADKAEELRSQQKDFVGLSFPSISSVGPNGAIIHYRPLPETNRTLSLNEIYLLDSGAQYIDGTTDVTRTMHFGSPSAYEKETFTYVLKGHIAVSAAIFPNGTKGHLLDSFARQALWESGLDYLHGTGHGVGCFLNVHEGPCGISYKTFADEPLEAGMIVSDEPGYYEDGLFGIRIENVVLVVPAKPKYNYRNKGSLTFEPLTLVPIQAKMVNTDILTQKERDWVNEYHRQCRETIGAELERQGRKEALDWLIRETQPIA